In Podospora pseudopauciseta strain CBS 411.78 chromosome 2 map unlocalized CBS411.78m_2, whole genome shotgun sequence, the genomic stretch TATCGCTCGTTCTGGCCTTACAtaaaggggaaagggaagggagtTGCTTGCCAGGAGCAAACTAAATTACAGAAGCTTGGTTGGAGGATATAACAGCTACTTATTTGCTTGACAAGGGCAGTAAGGAGACAGGAATACTAGTAAATAGTTTAATACCCCCACTGGCTGAAAGCCGTTCACATCATCGGCTATGCTTCTTTGTCGCTGACTGTGACATTCATGCTGTGTGGTTCTGAGAATGATAGATGTACTGGTACAAATCATCCTCGAAGAATATTGACAAGCATGGACAATAGCTAACCAGCCGGAGGACTACATTGCCGTGATACCGTGAAACGGCACACTACCTTTCTGCTTTTTGTTGGAGATGTGGTGCCGACATTGTGAATGAAATCGCTTAGTTTGTGATGACTGAAGGAGGTGATATTCGCTAAGGCTAAGGGTTATATCATGACTAAACCTGGTTTAGCTCACGGAAGGCGGACAGACAGACGCGTGCATAATGCACTGTCGATCAGGGAACAAGGTGTTCCTAGTCGGTTGACTGGTGGGGGGTGTATATGAGATGGAGATATGGGTTTCAAGAGGAGCGAATGGAtatgggttgggggtgtgaAGTTGGTGCGAGTGTGAGTGAGAAGAGTCAGGTACGTGATGACTAGGTGTGTATGAGCTGGTGGCGAGTGAGAGGTTGATTCAGACGCTATGAGTGATCAAGTAGGTGATTGATTTACTAGAGACTTTGAACGCCAAACAAGAAAGAGACATATCAAAACGTGCCAACTATTTATCTGATGGAGCCAGCCTAAGAAATATTGACCCTATACAATTTTGAAAGAAATTTGATTGATTACCGGTGGTGTAATGAGGTTGAAAGAAGCACGACCCAAGTCACGTGAGTGTTCCTGTAAGCTGAGCCTGCAAACCCTTTCTGCTCCAGATGCCTGACGCTCATTGGCCAGTCTGGAAAAACTGGGCTTTTGACCCTGAGACCTACAACAGACCAACATGGTGCCTGCCTATTGCTTTGATGAAGGctaccaaaaaaaaagggacgATGGAGGCTTATCGACGATAAGCAGGAAAGATAGCCCCAAGGACTGATCATCTGGTTTGCTATTCAATCAGGTCGCTCCTGCCTATGAACTGTGAATcaggtttttcttttctagaATGATAAGACGGCAAACAAACCCTCTGCTTGCCAACCTTCTCGACCGAGTATCTCAACCACAGCAACTCTTTTCGCCAATCCGAGTTTTTGATAACAGTAACAGACTGCTATCATTGCATTCTTCTCAAGAACTCCGACTTAACTCAAAGCCATATTTCATTGGCAATTTCCATCAGAGTCGAGGTTTGAGCAAATCGGCTCGAGAAAGGCCCGATCACAAATCGACTTCTCAGAAAGGTTCACTACCTGGCAAAGGGGAATCGCTGTTgtcttcaccacccacaTCACAACTATTAACAAGACCACTGTCTTTGTTGTCATCACAGAATTGTAAGTCACACCACGCCAGCACTCACTTCATTCATTGCTGACCGGATCAGGGTACACCGAACCACCAGCTCCGGCTACAGAGAGCAATCACCCAACTGTTGACACCTCCAAATCTGGAGCAGCTACTATGGATCAAAATCCAGGCTATCAAGGGTTCAGCGAAGGTTGGTCCAATGGCCTGGACCCATCTGCACCTTCCTTCGACCTCAACTCTGCCGAAGGTCAGGCTTATCAACAGCCACCAGCCCAGTCTGATTCCGTTCCCAGATATCGCCACCCCAACGCTCAGCCCAGTCCTGATTCTAGCCCCATAAATAGCCAGCGCTCTcacaacaaaaagaagaacaagcGTAACCGCAAAGGCCAAAGCGAAGGTGGCGGCACCGGAGGCGAGTACCTCACCCCCCGTCAAAGACGAAAAGCTGCCCGAGAAGCAGACCCAAACCAGCCCCCagtcggcggcggtggtggtcccAACCAACTCCCAAACAGCAACcttccccccaaaccccctcccgGCCTCTCCCGAGACATGGACAGAGCTCCCCTACCGGCGCAATCAACCCTTCCCGACCTCCTACCTTTTGCCCCATCCGCAGAGTCAGGCGGTGTTCCCGTTCCTACGGAAGCCTACCTCGCCCGCGCCAACATACCCCctgccccttccccctctccgcACTCATTACTCCTCGTCATCGACCTCAACGGCACCCTCCTTCATCGGCCCCACTCTAGGAGATCAGACCACTACATTCGCCGTCCTCATGCGGAGAAATTCGTGACGTACTGTATCGACACATTTTCCGTCGTCATCTGGTCTTCTGCCCGACCAGAAAACGTGGAAAAGATGTGCAGGGATTTACTGACGGACGACCAAAAGCAGAGGGTTCTGGCCATGTGGGGAAGGGATAAATTCGGGTTGACGGCTAAGGACTATAACAGAAAGGTACAGGTGTATAAGCGGCTGGAGACGGTGTGGGGGGATCAGCATATCAACCCCTCTGGAATGTGGCACCAGGGGAACACGGTGCTGATTGATGATTCGAAGGAAAAGGCGAGGAGCGAGCCGCACAATGCGGTGACGTTGCCGGAGTTTACGGGGAATAAGGAGGAGAGATGGGAGGGGCAGGTGTTGCCGGCTGTGCATAATTACTTGAacgagctggccaagacgGAGGATGTGAGCAGGCTTATGAGGGTTCATCCGTTTAGGATGTCTATGAATAGGGAGGAGAAGCCTATGAATGGGGAGGACGAATTTTAGGAGATGGGGGCTTGGGTGGatgtgggggaaggggtttggaggggggtgtatAGGTGGAACGGGAGACCTGGGAAGAGGACCACGGGGCAGAAAGAGCAGAGCTACATGAAGGTGGTGAAGTGGAGCAAGAGGCTGGACAAGGCCACGCCGTAGGGGAGGTACGTGACGGTCTGCATACCGGAGGTGAGgaaccatcatcaactgcCTTGCAAGGTCCTCAATGGGGATGGTACATCTCggaaggttgaggaggggaaagTTGGCGAGTTGGATGAGCTTGTGCCGAGCCTGTTCCTCATCTTGCCGCGGCGGAGAAGACAAAAGCCGTTTAATCACTGTATGAATAACGAGAACGTGACGGTGCTGTAGACAGCGGGTAGGGGAAGAGAGGGGAATAGAGATAAAAATAGCGGTTGTAGTGTAAATCAACAAGCGTATATTCATACGGCATGCCCTGGAGAAAGATAACTTGTGCTGCGAGTCTGTAAAACTTGTAGTTGTGGTTAACTTGCAGAAGAACGTAGTCCTCGAAAAATAGTTGATAGGCCTCAAAGATAGCCGGGATGCATGACTTGCTTTTGCAGTGCCAGTTATGTTATCTGCAGCGTGATATAGGTAGAGGAATAGAGAAAGATCATGATAAAAGCGGTAGTGTGATAAGCAAGTGTTTaaaaggagagggggaatgGTTGGAGGGAGTGTATTACCTAAATTGTATATTCATTACAACCATACCAAGAATGCTTCCAACATCTCTATCAAATCCCTGTCATGCTAAAAAGCATCGCAGGCACTGCCGAGTCACCACGGTATCTCAATATTTCTgaatgtttttgtttttgtttttcttgaCTAATTTTGCTACTTTACACGACAAAACAAACTGGAATCAAAGAACTTTATTCTGGACGGAGTAGCAAGTGTCTAGCTTAGTCGACGCTCATCAGCGACCTGACTATTGGCGATATCAAATCACACATGAACCAAATGGGCTCAGAACCCGTCCCGTAATTCCCCGTCCAACCCATTCATCAGTCATGTCCCATAGTCTAGCACACCACCTCTGCCGGCCCGAAATGCGCTTGAAATTTTTGGTTGTTTATTTGAAGACCTTGCCAGAGGCGTGGGGGTACTCCTTGCCGTTCTCGACAATGGGCTTCTCCCAGGTCCACTGAGCATCCACGTACTCGCGGTCCTCGGGCTTGGAGGGGTCGAGCTTGGTGAACTCGTAGCTCTCATAATCGGGAGCGACGTCAAAGACGGGGACGTAGTCGTCACCACGGATGACGAAAGCACCCTCGATGATGGAGTCGTTGTTGGTGCCGTAGACGGAGGCGCAGCCGAAGAGGTACTTGCGGGAAGCCTCGAGGCGGGTATTAAGGCCAccgatgaggttgttggacATGAAAGTCAGGGTAAGCTCATCGTTGTACTTGTAACGGCACTTCCAGATGGAGTACTCATTGAAGGGAACGTTCTCCCAGAACCACTTGAGGGCCTCGGGGGTGTCAACGTTGGAGTACTGACGCTTCCACTCATCAAGAGGGAAGGTGGCCTTGGGAAGGGCCTCAAGGGGgtgcttgggcttgggggccTCAGCGGGCTCCTcggcagcaggagcagcggGCTTGGGGGCAGCCTTGGGGGCAGCGGGCTTGGgagcctcggccttcttgggAGCGACGTTGGTCAACTTGGGGGCATCAAGAAGAGCGAACTCGGGGGCAACAGCCGAGTAGATGGGCTGGTTGTAGACAGTAGAGTACCAACGGGTGACGTTGGGGTACTTTTGCTGGAACTCCTTGCCGAAGAAGTACTCGAAGCCGCGGGCGATCAAGCCAGTGGCGAAGAGATCGGCGAGGGTGATGCGCTCACCGACAAGGTAagtgttgttggcgaggtGAGCATCGACAACGGCGATGACGGCGAGAgtctccttctcagcctcgtcAACAGCCTTCTTGTTGTAGATGGTCTTGccgaggagagggcggaACCAGTTGCCGAGCTTGGGGAGGACCTcgctgttgaagaaggacatCCACTTGAGGATGGAAGCATAGCTGCAAACATGACATGTTAGCAATCTGGTTTGCGGTGTATTCCGAGTCTGGGTTTTGACTTACTCCTGCTTGGTCTTGCCGAGGAGAGTGGTCTTCTCGTTCTGGGAGGCGACTGTATCATCTGTTAGCTACAGGTATCCAGACCCATATTGCGAAAACAGACAAAGAAGtgaaaaaagaaagcaaTCAGAAGTTAGAAACCAGTTCAACACGGTTATTCAGATAGGGATAACTGTTAAAGAATGTCTAGGTCATCAGGTTGTAGAGGGTAGGGGAGGCTACACCGGACAGGATGTCGCCAAAGGGAGCTGGGAATAGAAAGCGGGGCAATATCGCCATCGAAGCCTGAATAACACGTACCATAGATGGCGATGGCAATGCACTCGGTGAGAGTGAAGCCGTCAGCGCCAACGAAGGCGGGGACCTTCTTGAGGGGGTTGGCCTTGGTGAACTCCTCGGTAGGCTGGGCGAGGTCAGTCTCAACCTCCTGGAGGTCGAGGCCGTTGGCCTTCGCGACGGCGCGGATGGCCGTGGAGCGGGGGTTGCCCTGAGTCACCCCATCATGTTAGTTATTGAGCAGCCTTCACAGAAAAGGACATCTCTAGCGGGAGATGGGCTCACCGGGTATGTGAAGAGCTTTCCGAATGCCATCTTTGCTGCGGTGCTAGCTGTCTGGCTGGATGTGAAGGTTCGGAGAGGGGAattgggttggaggggagtCAAGGCGACAATGTGCGAAGGGTAATAAAATTTATCTGGCGGGGTAGATTGTTCTGGTGGGGTGTGTCCCTGCTGCTTTGCTAAGCCATTTCTGGCAGGCAGTGAATACATGCGGGCGTGTGTGCGGGACACTGCGTGCTCAGGCCACGCTGCCCAACCCGCGAGGCTGAGAGGTCGATGCCCGCCGCTTTGTGACGGGCATGTAAAGAGGTGGCCCGAGCTCCCGGCTCAATCACCAACGACTGGAAAAATTCCTGCGGTTGTTCCGTGGCGAGCTCCCGGCAGGCCGACACCCTCCGATGGGAGATAGCACCACGCGATAATGGCCTCAATACCAACAACAAGACGAGggctcgccgccgccatgcGGGGAGCCGTGAGACCTCGGTCTCTCGAGCAACAATTTCAAGCACTGCGACTAAATACCAAGGGTTCTAGGTGCCTGTCCACCCAGTCCTTCCAGGCCGCTCCCGAGATCGATTCCGTGAAGCTCGAGGGCACGATTCGAGCCAGACACGCCCGCGCGGTACCAGTATCGCCATCCTACTTCTCGCGCACATCGCGGTTCAACGACAGCTATCTCGCCCTCGACAAGCTGCTCAGGGTCTACGGAAATCTCCCCACCATTCCCGCCAACGCCGTCGAGCGCGTGTCTTGGAAGACCCTGGACGATTTCAGACATGCCGTCGGTGAACAGGTCAAGGCAACCGACTATGTAAAGTGCCTCGCCATCGTGAAGCGGTTACATCAGATTCACCCGAAAATCAAGCCTGCCCCGGTTATTCAGGCGTTGAACGACTTCAAGCGGAGTGTCCAGGCCTTCAGCAACGAAACTGTCAAGAAAACGCTTGATAAGTACGGGCGGTCTTTGGGCAGCGGCAGGAGGAAATCGTCTTCGGCACGGGCTTGGCTTGTGGAGGGCAATGGGGAGGTTCTAGTCAATGGCAAGACCCTCGCGGATTATTTCGGACGGGTTCATGATCGCGAGAGTGCCGTTTGGGCGCTCCATGCCACTGGTCGCATGGACAAATACAATGTTTGGGCACGCGTGGAAGGAGGCGGTACCACAGGGCAGGCGGAGGCCCTTACGTTGGCCATTTCAAGAGCTCTCATGGTTCATGAGCCTGCTCTGAAACCTGCATTGAGAAGAGGCAAGTGCTGGCATGGGTGGCTTCACACTGGTTCCGGTTCTATGGGATATATGCTGACTGGTGTTTACTGTAGCTGGTTGTGTCACACGCGATCCAAGAAGGGtggagagaaagaagcaTGGCCGCGTGAAGGCGAGAAAGAGACCTGCGTGGGTCAAGAGATAGAGCGGTTTAGTGGAAGCATTGAGCTGTCTTGGGTTTCGCATAACGGATCGAGCCTGGGCAGGGTGCTGCCCCAGTTTTTCTCTATATGTAAGCCTGACTTCTGTAACAACCAAACTACCAACCATAGATGCGACTCAAGGGCTTGTTCGCACGGGCACTCCCATAACTGTACAATACAAAGCCATCGGGGCCCTCCGGTTTATAGAACACAACGTGCCCAGTCAGTcaaggagggaaggagaaggcatCTATAACGAGCCATACTATGCCTGAGAGGTCTCGACAGGTCAGCCAACACGGCACGCCGCCGAACATGAGGCGACGAGGAGAGCCAGTGAGAACTCGGTTTGCCAACCGGAGGTGCTGCTCGGGCGGAAGGAAATGGGACAGAAACGTGGCAAGTCCTCGGTCCGCATGGCTTCTGCCCCTGCTCATAACCCAGTCTCCGGCTTGACGATTGGCTCTCGGTCAAACCATGTCGGCGACTTGTTGATTTTGGAAGACGGGATATATGAGCCGCACGAACGTGTTTCCAATTGTCCACGGCCTTGGCTAGGTAT encodes the following:
- the TEF4_2 gene encoding elongation factor EF-1 gamma subunit (EggNog:ENOG503NUBV; COG:J); this encodes MYSLPARNGLAKQQGHTPPEQSTPPDKFYYPSHIVALTPLQPNSPLRTFTSSQTASTAAKMAFGKLFTYPGNPRSTAIRAVAKANGLDLQEVETDLAQPTEEFTKANPLKKVPAFVGADGFTLTECIAIAIYVASQNEKTTLLGKTKQDYASILKWMSFFNSEVLPKLGNWFRPLLGKTIYNKKAVDEAEKETLAVIAVVDAHLANNTYLVGERITLADLFATGLIARGFEYFFGKEFQQKYPNVTRWYSTVYNQPIYSAVAPEFALLDAPKLTNVAPKKAEAPKPAAPKAAPKPAAPAAEEPAEAPKPKHPLEALPKATFPLDEWKRQYSNVDTPEALKWFWENVPFNEYSIWKCRYKYNDELTLTFMSNNLIGGLNTRLEASRKYLFGCASVYGTNNDSIIEGAFVIRGDDYVPVFDVAPDYESYEFTKLDPSKPEDREYVDAQWTWEKPIVENGKEYPHASGKVFK
- the MRPS9 gene encoding 37S ribosomal protein S9, mitochondrial (EggNog:ENOG503NYDK; BUSCO:EOG09263K05; COG:J), with the protein product MASIPTTRRGLAAAMRGAVRPRSLEQQFQALRLNTKGSRCLSTQSFQAAPEIDSVKLEGTIRARHARAVPVSPSYFSRTSRFNDSYLALDKLLRVYGNLPTIPANAVERVSWKTLDDFRHAVGEQVKATDYVKCLAIVKRLHQIHPKIKPAPVIQALNDFKRSVQAFSNETVKKTLDKYGRSLGSGRRKSSSARAWLVEGNGEVLVNGKTLADYFGRVHDRESAVWALHATGRMDKYNVWARVEGGGTTGQAEALTLAISRALMVHEPALKPALRRGNWLCHTRSKKGGEKEAWPREGEKETCVGQEIERFSGSIELSWVSHNGSSLGRVLPQFFSICKPDFCNNQTTNHRCDSRACSHGHSHNCTIQSHRGPPVYRTQRAQSVKEGRRRHL
- a CDS encoding uncharacterized protein (COG:K; EggNog:ENOG503P1XP), with the protein product MIRRQTNPLLANLLDRVSQPQQLFSPIRVFDNSNRLLSLHSSQELRLNSKPYFIGNFHQSRGLSKSARERPDHKSTSQKGSLPGKGESLLSSPPTSQLLTRPLSLLSSQNWYTEPPAPATESNHPTVDTSKSGAATMDQNPGYQGFSEGWSNGLDPSAPSFDLNSAEGQAYQQPPAQSDSVPRYRHPNAQPSPDSSPINSQRSHNKKKNKRNRKGQSEGGGTGGEYLTPRQRRKAAREADPNQPPVGGGGGPNQLPNSNLPPKPPPGLSRDMDRAPLPAQSTLPDLLPFAPSAESGGVPVPTEAYLARANIPPAPSPSPHSLLLVIDLNGTLLHRPHSRRSDHYIRRPHAEKFVTYCIDTFSVVIWSSARPENVEKMCRDLLTDDQKQRVLAMWGRDKFGLTAKDYNRKVQVYKRLETVWGDQHINPSGMWHQGNTVLIDDSKEKARSEPHNAVTLPEFTGNKEERWEGQVLPAVHNYLNELAKTEDVSRLMRVHPFRMSMNREEKPMNGEDEF